One window of Medicago truncatula cultivar Jemalong A17 chromosome 2, MtrunA17r5.0-ANR, whole genome shotgun sequence genomic DNA carries:
- the LOC11420023 gene encoding probable serine/threonine-protein kinase DDB_G0267686, which produces MESPEPEAELLKKIERLEAGQVHLKQEMSKLKLSQRRRSHSVSPQRSRLGASASSASSAASASSKGCSSPLQRESRSSHDPQNGGGKYLNILQSIGHSVHILDLQCRIIYWNPSAENLYGYTAEEVLGLDGIEVLVDPSEFDIANDIFNRVKMGESWTGQFPVKNKIGDRFVVVATDTPFYDDDGSLVGVICVTSDSRPFLENIVPFSARKNEEKDSGVNFPRIAITNKLGLDPEQPLQNALASKISNLATKVSNKVKSKIRTRENNVNGEGGSSESHHSEHGFSDYGHSDQREDGGNSSGASTPAGEVPPTPFGSFSRAEERSQGKTMRNSGDESEEKPIHKIITSRAEAWIQKKTMSWPWKTNDREESEAKNVRVSWPWLQGDQDKEPANQKNASSGLKPPESRAVESYQPVQNEATGSWSSFNANSTSSTSSCGSGSGSSSAANNRVDVDSDCLDYEILWEDLTIGESIGQGSCGTVYHALWYGSDVAVKVFSKQEYSEDVIQSFRQEVSLMKRLRHPNILLFMGAVTSPQRLCIVTEFLPRGSLFRLLQRNTSKPDWRRRVHMAVDIARGVNYLHHCNPPIIHRDLKTSNLLVDKNWTVKVGDFGLSRIKHETYLETKTGKGTPQWMAPEVLRNEPSNEKSDVYSFGVIMWELATEKIPWDTLNAMQVIGAVGFMNHRLEIPEDIDPQWASIIESCWHTDPALRPTFQELLERLKELQRRYAIQFQAARSAGGEKTQKES; this is translated from the exons ATGGAATCTCCAGAACCAGAAGCAGAGCTTTTGAAGAAGATAGAAAGACTAGAAGCTGGTCAAGTTCATCTCAAGCAAGAAATGTCAAAGCTGAAGCTTTCTCAACGTAGAAGGTCTCACTCAGTTTCACCACAACGTTCAAGGTTAGGTGCTTCTGCTTCATCTGCTTCTTCTGCTGCTTCTGCAAGTAGTAAAGGATGTTCTTCACCTCTTCAAAGAGAAAGCCGTAGTAGTCATGATCCTCAAAATGGTGGTGGCAAGTATCTCAATATTTTGCAATCAATTGGTCATTCTGTTCATATTTTGGATCTTCAATGTCGTATTATATACTG GAACCCTAGTGCTGAAAATCTATATGGTTATACAGCAGAAGAAGTTCTTGGTCTCGATGGGATTGAAGTGCTTGTAGACCCTAGTGAATTTGATATAGCTAACGATATATTCAACCGTGTGAAAATGGGAGAGAGTTGGACTGGTCAATTCCCTGTTAAGAATAAGATAGGGGATAGGTTTGTAGTTGTTGCAACCGATACACCTTTCTATGATGATGATGGAAGTTTGGTTGGTGTCATTTGTGTCACAAGTGATTCAAGACCTTTCCTTGAGAACATAGTTCCTTTTTCAGCTaggaagaatgaagaaaaagattCAGGTGTTAATTTTCCTAGAATTGCTATTACAAATAAACTTGGTCTTGATCCAGAGCAGCCACTTCAAAATGCTCTAGCTTCTAAGATCTCAAATTTG GCTACAAAGGTGAGTAACAAAGTCAAGTCTAAAATCCGGACTCGAGAAAATAATGTTAATGGAGAAGGAGGGAGCAGCGAAAGTCATCATTCTGAGCACGGTTTCTCAGACTATGGTCATTCTGACCAGAGAGAGGATGGTGGTAATTCCAGTGGAGCTAGCACTCCCGCAGGAGAGGTGCCTCCAACTCCTTTTGGTTCATTCTCTCGCGCCGAAGAGAGATCCCAAGGGAAAACTATGAGAAACTCTGGTGATGAAAGTGAAGAAAAACCTATACACAAAATCATAACTTCTAGGGCAGAAGCATGGATTCAAAAGAAAACTATGTCATGGCCATGGAAAACAAATGACCGGGAAGAATCCGAGGCAAAGAATGTTCGTGTTTCTTGGCCTTGGTTGCAGGGTGATCAAGATAAAGAACCAGCTAACCAGAAGAATGCGTCTTCTGGATTGAAGCCTCCGGAAAGCCGGGCCGTTGAAAGTTATCAACCTGTTCAAAATGAAGCTACAGGATCCTGGTCCTCCTTCAATGCGAACAGCACAAGTAGTACTAGCAGCTGTGGGAGTGGTAGTGGCAGCAGTTCTGCTGCCAATAATAGAGTGGATGTAGACAGTGATTGTCtagattatgaaattttgtggGAGGACCTGACGATTGGAGAGTCAATTGGGCAAG GTTCTTGTGGAACTGTATATCATGCTCTGTGGTATGGATCA GATGTTGCTGTTAAGGTTTTCTCAAAGCAAGAATATTCAGAAGATGTTATACAGTCCTTCAGACAAGAG GTGTCTCTCATGAAAAGACTTCGCCATCCAAATATTCTTCTCTTTATGGGCGCAGTGACTTCACCTCAGCGTCTATGCATTGTAACAGAGTTTCTCCCACG CGGAAGCTTATTTCGTTTGCTTCAGAGAAACACGTCCAAACCTGATTGGAGACGACGAGTTCACATGGCCGTAGATATT GCACGAGGTGTGAATTATCTTCATCATTGTAACCCTCCAATCATCCATCGAGATTTAAAGACTTCAAATCTTCTAGTTGACAAGAATTGGACTGTGAAG GTTGGTGATTTTGGTCTTTCACGTATCAAACATGAAACCTATCTCGAGACTAAGACTGGAAAAGGAACG CCTCAATGGATGGCACCAGAAGTTCTCCGTAACGAACCCTCAAATGAGAA GTCCGACGTTTACAGCTTTGGGGTGATAATGTGGGAACTTGCAACAGAAAAAATCCCTTGGGATACTCTCAATGCAATGCAG GTTATTGGAGCTGTAGGATTTATGAACCACCGGCTAGAAATTCCGGAAGATATTGATCCACAGTGGGCTTCTATAATCGAGAGTTGTTGGCATAC TGATCCGGCTCTCCGACCAACATTCCAGGAACTTCTGGAAAGGCTTAAAGAACTTCAGAGACGGTATGCCATTCAGTTCCAAGCAGCCAGATCTGCTGGTGGGGAAAAGACTCAAAAAGAGTCCTAG
- the LOC11420025 gene encoding phytochrome B-2: MASTSRGEKTEPNTSSSSSQRRHQLQITTTKEPEQQNNNNNKSMKKAIAQYTEDARLHAVFEQSGDSFDYSQSIRLTTAAHSQSVPEQQITAYLAKIQRGGFIQPFGSMIAVDEPSFRVLAYSENARDMLGITPQSVPSLEDDDESSSSGFNIGTDVRSLFTHSSGVLLEKAFAAREISLMNPIWIHSRSTGKPFYGILHRIDVGVVIDLEPARSEDPALSIAGAVQSQKLAVRAISQLQSLPGGDVKVLCDAVVESVRELTGYDRVMVYKFHEDEHGEVVAESKRIDLEPYIGLHYPATDIPQASRFLFKQNRVRMIVDCNASPVRVFQDEALVQPVCLVGSTLRAPHGCHAQYMANMGSIASLAMAVIINGNDEDGVGIGGTGRNSMRLWGLVVCHHTSARCIPFPLRYACEFLMQAFGLQLNMELQLAAQSLEKRVLRTQTLLCDMLLRDSPTGIVTQSPSIMDLVKCNGAALFYQGNYYPLGVTPTESQIRDIIEWLLAFHGDSTGLSTDSLADAGYPGAASLGDAVCGMAVAYITEKDFLFWFRSHTAKEIKWGGAKHHPEDKDDGQRMHPRSSFKAFLEVVKSRSMQWDNAEMDAIHSLQLILRDSFKEAENNDSKAVVHTHMAELELQGVDELSSVAREMVRLIETATAPIFAVDVNGRINGWNAKVSELTGLLVEDAMGKSLLHDLVYKESQETVDKLLSHALKGEEDKNVEIKMRTFGPGNQNKAVFIVVNACSSKDYTNNIVGVCFVGQDVTGQKVVMDKFINIQGDYKAIVHSPNALIPPIFASDDNTCCLEWNNAMEKLSGWSRTDVIGKLLVGEVFGSFCQLKGSDAMTKFMIVLHNALGGQDTDKFPFSFVDRHGKFVQTFLTANKRVNMDGQIIGAFCFLQIVSPELQQALTVQRQQDSSCFARMKELAYICQEVKNPLSGIRFTNSLLESTCLTDEQKQLLETSVACEKQMLKIIRDIDLDIIDNGSLELEKREFLLENVINAVVSQVMLLLRERNLQLIRDIPEEIKALAVYGDQLRIQQVLADFLMNVVRYAPSPDGWVEIHVFPRIKQISDGLTLLHAEFRMVCPGEGLPPELIQDMFHNSKWVTQEGLGLSMSRKIIKLMNGEVQYVREAERCYFLVVLELPVTRRSLKNVN; the protein is encoded by the exons ATGGCTTCAACTAGTAGAGGAGAAAAAACAGAACCTAATACATCCTCCTCAAGTTCTCAACGACGCCACCAACTTCAAATCACTACTACAAAAGAACCtgaacaacaaaacaacaacaacaacaaatcaatgaaaaaagCAATTGCACAATACACTGAAGACGCACGTCTCCACGCCGTTTTCGAACAATCCGGCGACTCTTTCGATTACTCTCAATCCATCCGTCTTACTACAGCTGCCCACTCTCAATCCGTACCTGAACAACAGATCACTGCTTACTTAGCCAAAATCCAACGTGGCGGTTTTATTCAACCTTTTGGTTCAATGATCGCTGTTGATGAACCTTCTTTTCGCGTTCTGGCTTATAGCGAGAACGCACGTGATATGCTTGGTATTACTCCTCAATCGGTACCTTCACTTGAGGACGATGATGAGTCATCGTCCTCAGGTTTTAATATAGGTACCGATGTGAGGTCACTTTTTACTCATTCTAGTGGTGTTTTACTTGAGAAAGCCTTCGCGGCTCGAGAGATTAGTCTTATGAATCCTATTTGGATTCATTCTAGATCTACTGGGAAGCCTTTTTATGGTATTCTTCATAGGATTGATGTTGGTGTTGTTATTGATTTGGAACCTGCAAGATCTGAGGATCCTGCTCTTTCCATTGCTGGTGCGGTACAGTCTCAGAAATTGGCTGTACGCGCCATTTCTCAGCTTCAATCACTTCCTGGTGGTGATGTTAAGGTTTTATGTGATGCTGTTGTTGAGAGTGTTAGGGAATTGACTGGTTATGATAGGGTTATGGTTTATAAGTTTCATGAGGATGAGCATGGTGAGGTTGTTGCTGAGAGTAAGAGGATTGATTTGGAGCCGTATATTGGTTTGCATTATCCTGCTACTGATATACCACAGGCGTCGAGGTTTTTGTTTAAGCAGAATAGGGTTAGGATGATTGTGGATTGTAATGCTTCTCCTGTTAGGGTTTTTCAAGACGAGGCGCTTGTGCAGCCAGTTTGTTTGGTGGGGAGTACGCTTCGTGCTCCTCATGGTTGTCATGCTCAGTATATGGCGAATATGGGGTCGATTGCTTCGTTGGCTATGGCTGTTATTATTAATGGGAATGATGAAGATGGTGTTGGGATTGGTGGTACTGGAAGAAATTCTATGAGGCTTTGGGGTCTTGTTGTTTGTCATCATACTTCTGCTAGGTGTATTCCTTTTCCTCTTAGGTATGCTTGTGAGTTTCTAATGCAGGCTTTTGGGCTTCAGTTGAATATGGAGCTTCAGTTAGCCGCACAGTCGTTGGAGAAGCGGGTTTTGAGGACGCAGACTCTGTTGTGTGATATGTTGCTTAGGGATTCTCCTACTGGGATTGTTACTCAGAGTCCTAGTATTATGGACTTGGTTAAGTGTAATGGGGCTGCTTTGTTTTATCAGGGAAACTACTACCCGTTGGGTGTTACCCCGACGGAGTCTCAGATAAGGGATATTATAGAGTGGTTGTTGGCCTTTCATGGTGATTCGACGGGTTTGAGTACTGATAGTTTGGCTGATGCTGGTTATCCCGGGGCTGCTTCTCTTGGGGACGCGGTTTGTGGGATGGCTGTTGCGTATATCACTGAAAAGGATTTTCTTTTCTGGTTCAGATCGCATACGGCAAAAGAGATTAAATGGGGTGGTGCAAAGCATCACCCGGAGGATAAAGATGATGGGCAGAGAATGCATCCTCGTTCTTCCTTCAAGGCCTTTTTAGAAGTGGTGAAGAGCCGTAGTATGCAGTGGGACAATGCAGAAATGGATGCAATTCACTCCTTGCAGCTTATCCTGCGAGACTCGTTTAAGGAAGCTGAGAATAACGATTCAAAGGCTGTTGTGCATACCCATATGGCAGAACTAGAGCTGCAAGGGGTGGATGAACTGAGTTCTGTGGCTAGAGAAATGGTTAGGTTGATAGAAACTGCAACCGCTCCCATATTTGCTGTTGATGTCAATGGCCGCATCAATGGGTGGAATGCAAAGGTTTCTGAATTGACGGGACTTCTGGTAGAGGATGCTATGGGGAAGTCTTTGCTTCATGATCTTGTGTATAAGGAGTCTCAAGAAACTGTAGACAAGCTTCTTTCTCATGCTTTGAAAG GTGAAGAAGATAAGAATGTTGAAATAAAAATGAGGACGTTTGGCCCGGGGAATCAAAATAAGGCAGTTTTTATAGTGGTGAATGCTTGCTCCAGCAAGGATTATACAAATAATATAGTTGGAGTGTGCTTTGTTGGTCAGGATGTTACTGGTCAAAAAGTTGTCATGGACaaattcattaacatacaaGGTGACTACAAGGCTATTGTACATAGTCCAAATGCATTGATCCCTCCCATTTTTGCATCGGATGATAACACATGTTGCTTAGAGTGGAACAATGCTATGGAAAAGCTCAGCGGTTGGAGCCGTACAGATGTAATTGGCAAACTGTTGGTGGGAGAGGTTTTTGGTAGTTTCTGTCAGTTGAAGGGTTCAGATGCTATGACAAAATTCATGATTGTATTGCACAATGCACTTGGTGGACAAGACACGGACAAATTCCCATTTTCATTTGTTGACAGACATGGAAAGTTTGTGCAGACTTTCTTGACCGCAAATAAGAGGGTTAACATGGATGGTCAGATCATTGGTGCTTTTTGCTTTTTGCAAATTGTGAGTCCTGAACTTCAACAGGCTCTTACGGTCCAGAGACAACAGGATAGTAGTTGCTTTGCTAGGATGAAAGAGTTAGCTTATATTTGTCAAGAAGTAAAGAATCCCTTGAGTGGCATACGCTTTACAAACTCTCTTCTGGAGTCTACATGCCTGACTGATGAACAAAAGCAGCTCCTTGAGACTAGTGTTGCTTGTGAGAAGCAAATGTTAAAGATAATACGGGACATTGATCTTGACATCATCGATAACGG gtCCCTGGAGCTTGAAAAGCGGGAATTCTTGCTCGAGAATGTCATAAATGCAGTTGTTAGCCAAGTAATGTTATTGCTAAGAGAAAGAAATTTACAGTTGATTCGTGATATTCCTGAGGAAATCAAGGCATTGGCTGTTTACGGTGATCAATTGAGGATTCAACAAGTCTTGGCAGATTTCTTAATGAATGTGGTGCGCTATGCACCATCTCCAGATGGTTGGGTAGAGATTCATGTATTTCCAAGAATAAAACAAATTTCAGATGGACTCACTCTTCTGCATGCTGAATTTAG GATGGTATGTCCTGGTGAAGGTCTTCCGCCTGAATTGATTCAAGACATGTTCCATAACAGTAAGTGGGTGACTCAAGAAGGTTTAGGGCTGAGCATGAGCAGGAAGATTATAAAGTTAATGAATGGCGAAGTCCAGTATGTCAGGGAGGCAGAACGGTGCTACTTTTTAGTTGTTCTTGAACTACCTGTGACGCGGAGAAgcttaaaaaatgttaattag
- the LOC11413900 gene encoding ATP-citrate synthase beta chain protein 1 — protein MATGQLFSRTTQALFYNYKQLPIQRMLDFDFLCGRETPSVAGIINPGSEGFQKLFFGQEEIAIPVHATIEAASAAHPTADVFINFASFRSAAASSMAALKQPTIRVVAIIAEGVPESDTKELIAYARSNNKVVIGPATVGGIQAGAFKIGDTAGTIDNIIQCKLYRPGSVGFVSKSGGMSNELYNSIARVTDGIYEGIAIGGDVFPGSTLSDHVLRFNNIPQVKMIVVLGELGGRDEYSLVEALKQGKVTKPVVAWVSGTCATLFKSEVQFGHAGAKSGGDMESAQGKNQALREAGAVVPTSYESFETSIKETFDKLIEGGKITPVKEFTPPQIPEDLNTAIKSGKVRAPTHIISTISDDRGEEPCYAGVPMSSIIEKGFGVGDVISLLWFKRSLPRYCTHFIEICIMLCADHGPCVSGAHNTIVTARAGKDLVSSLVSGLLTIGPRFGGAIDDAARYFKDAHDRGLTPYEFVEGMKKKGIRVAGIGHRIKNRDNKDKRVELLQKFARTHFPSVKYMEYAVQVETYTLTKANNLVLNVDGAIGSLFLDLLAGSGMFTKQEIDEIVEIGYLNGLFVLARSIGLIGHTFDQKRLKQPLYRHPWEDVLYTK, from the exons ATGGCCACCGGACAATTATTCTCCCGTACTACACAAGCTCTGTTTTATAACTACAAGCAACTTCCGATCCAGCGGATGCTTGATTTTGACTTCCTTTGCG GCAGAGAAACACCATCAGTTGCTGGAATAATTAACCCGGGTTCAGAAGGAtttcaaaaactcttttttgGTCAGGAGGAAATTGCCATCCCAGTTCATGCTAC AATTGAAGCAGCTTCTGCTGCACATCCTACTGCTGATGTCTTCATCAATTTCGCATCGTTTAGGAG TGCCGCCGCATCATCCATGGCTGCTTTGAAGCAGCCTACAATTAGAGTTGTTGCTATTATTGCTGAAGGGGTACCCGAGTCAGACACCAAGGAATTGATTGCATATGCCCGGTCAAACAATAAG GTTGTTATTGGCCCAGCCACTGTCGGAGGCATTCAAGCTGGGGCTTTTAAAATTGGTGACACGGCTGGAACAATTGACAATATAATCCAGTGCAAGCTCTACAGGCCTGGATCTGTTGGATTCGTTTCTAAATCT GGTGGGATGTCCAACGAATTATACAACTCCATTGCCCGTGTAACTGATGGCATTTATGAAG GCATTGCCATTGGAGGAGATGTTTTCCCCGGTTCCACTCTATCTGACCATGTTTTACGGTTTAACAACATACCACag GTTAAAATGATAGTGGTGCTTGGAGAGCTTGGTGGGCGTGATGAATATTCTTTAGTGGAAGCCCTAAAACAAGGGAAAGTGACCAAACCTGTTGTTGCCTGGGTTAGTGGAACTTGTGCAACACTCTTCAAATCGGAAGTACAATTCGGTCATGCT GGAGCTAAAAGTGGCGGTGATATGGAGTCTGCTCAAGGGAAGAATCAAGCACTAAGAGAAGCTGGAGCTGTTGTTCCTACTTCTTATGAATCTTTTGAAACTTCAATTAAAGAAACATTTGACAAATTG ATTGAAGGAGGGAAAATTACACCAGTGAAGGAATTTACTCCTCCACAAATCCCTGAGGACCTTAACACTGCAATCAAGAGTGGAAAAGTCCGTGCTCCAACTCATATAATTTCCACCATTTCTGATGACAGAG GTGAGGAGCCATGCTATGCTGGTGTACCCATGTCTTCCATTATTGAAAAGGGCTTTGGTGTTGGCGATGTTATCTCTCTTTTGTGGTTTAAACGAAGCCTACCCCGTTACTGTACTCATTTTATTGAG ATATGCATCATGTTATGTGCCGATCACGGTCCTTGTGTCTCTGGTGCTCACAATACTATTGTGACAGCGAGGGCTGGGAAGGACCTAGTTTCCAGTCTTGTATCAG GTTTGCTTACAATCGGTCCACGATTTGGGGGTGCCATTGATGATGCTGCTCGCTACTTCAAGGATGCTCATGACAGG GGGCTTACACCTTACGAGTTTGTTGAAGGTATGAAGAAGAAGGGAATTCGTGTAGCAGGAATAGGGCACAG GATCAAGAATAGGGACAACAAAGATAAAAGAGTTGAGCTATTACAGAAGTTTGCACGCACACATTTTCCTTCTGTGAAATACATGGAATATGCCGTTCAAGTTGAAACCTACACTCTCACCAAGGCAAATAATTTAGTTCTTAATGTAGATGGTGCAATTGGATCTCTGTTCTTAGATCTTCTTGCTGGTAGTGGAATGTTCACCAAGCAAGAGATTGATGAAATTGTTGAGATTGGATATCTGAATGGGCTTTTTGTTCTTGCACGATCCATTGGTCTGATCGG GCACACCTTTGACCAGAAGAGATTGAAGCAGCCACTATACCGCCACCCATGGGAGGATGTACTCTACACAAAATGA